A region of Drosophila suzukii chromosome 2L, CBGP_Dsuzu_IsoJpt1.0, whole genome shotgun sequence DNA encodes the following proteins:
- the H15 gene encoding T-box protein H15 isoform X2: MLLSNQPANTKPQQSPSPSQTQNFKSKLQQQIVSAAAVAAANIANGGSHHHQHHHHHPLNNHHNHNQHNISFATDFSIAAIMARGGNAPSSREPSERSLSPASVERYSGQDVDDDVDVDVDVVDCSDSEMPAATAAANETATAAAAAAALQAQQQARQALRVAQQQQQQQQQQQQQQQQQRQQTHHHATANKQQRQHHNQHSSNSNSNNSSSNHCNSNASNSGNSNSNSKSSSHRGRSAAAVGAAATPSPPPPPPSQSPEELERLSPEESPAQPTPKIVGSCNCDDLTPVQCHLETKELWDKFHELGTEMIITKSGRRMFPTVRVSFSGPLRQIQPADRYAVLLDVVPLDSRRYRYAYHRSSWLVAGKADPPPPARIYAHPDCPLSPEALRKQVVSFEKVKLTNNEMDKSGQVVLNSMHRYQPRIHLVRLSHGQSIPGNPKELQDMDHKTFVFPETVFTAVTAYQNQLITKLKIDSNPFAKGFRDSSRLSDFDRDPMDAFFFDQHMRTAPLRFFPDPLMSQLTPQEADAASLALLEKARQHLQMFGRSPYTEMLLPHLYQRSAAPPPPPQAPHLSAFQLGMWQQQWPQLTAGFLASANQQAALALAAAGANRTPPPPMAVAPPAPATPTSSCGSASPDLRARPQLSHYPQRFSPYQVPQHQASPPASNRAESP, from the exons ATGCTTTTGAGCAACCAGCCGGCGAATACGAAACCGCAGCAATCGCCTTCGCCGTCGCAAACGCAGAACTTCAAGTCGAAGTTGCAGCAGCAAATCGTTTCGGCAGCGGCGGTGGCAGCGGCGAACATCGCCAACGGGGGCAGTCATCATCACcagcatcatcatcaccatccGCTGAACAACCATCATAATCACAATCAGCACAACATTTCCTTCGCCACGGATTTCTCAATTGCGGCGATTATGGCGCGCGGCGGAAACGCCCCGAGCAGCCGGGAACCATCGGAGCGGAGTCTGA GTCCCGCATCCGTGGAGCGCTATTCAGGCCAGGATGTGGACGATGATGTTGATGTTGACGTTGATGTGGTGGACTGCAGTGACTCGGAAATGCCGGcggcaactgcagcagcaaatgaaacagcaacagcagcggcTGCAGCGGCAGCATTGCAGGCGCAACAACAGGCGCGTCAGGCATTGCGTGTTgcacagcaacagcaacagcagcagcaacaacaacagcagcagcagcaacaacaaaggcagCAGACACATCACCACGCAACGGCAAACAAGCAACAACGCCAACATCACAAtcagcacagcagcaacagcaacagcaacaacagcagcagcaaccacTGCAACAGCAACGCCAGCAACTcaggcaacagcaacagcaacagcaaatCAAGCAGCCATCGAGGGCGTTCTGCTGCCGCAGTTGGAGCCGCTGCCACGCCCTCGCCACCACCGCCCCCGCCCTCGCAAAGTCCCGAGGAACTCGAACGCCTGTCGCCAGAGGAATCACCAGCCCAG CCCACGCCCAAGATAGTGGGCTCGTGCAACTGCGACGATCTCACGCCCGTCCAGTGCCACCTGGAGACCAAGGAGCTGTGGGATAAGTTCCATGAATTGGGCACTGAGATGATCATTACCAAATCGGGCAG ACGCATGTTTCCCACCGTTCGCGTGAGTTTCTCGGGTCCTTTGAGGCAAATTCAGCCGGCGGACCGATATGCCGTACTTTTGGATGTCGTACCGCTGGATTCGCGGCGATACCGCTACGCCTACCATCGCAGTTCGTGGCTGGTGGCCGGAAAAGCCGATCCACCACCCCCCGCCCGTATTTACGCCCATCCGGATTGCCCTCTGAGTCCGGAGGCACTGAGAAAACAGGTGGTCTCCTTCGAAAAGGTGAAGTTGACAAACAATGAGATGGACAAGAGCGGACAG GTCGTGCTGAACTCAATGCACCGCTACCAGCCCAGGATCCACTTGGTGCGTTTGAGCCATGGCCAGAGCATCCCCGGCAATCCCAAGGAGCTGCAGGATATGGACCATAAAACCTTCGTTTTCCCGGAGACCGTGTTCACGGCCGTGACGGCCTATCAGAATCAATTGATTACGAAACTGAAAATCGATTCGAATCCGTTTGCGAAGGGATTTCGCGATTCGTCGCGTCTCAGCGACTTTGATAG GGATCCCATGGATGCCTTCTTTTTCGACCAGCACATGCGAACGGCTCCTCTGCGGTTTTTCCCGGATCCGCTGATGTCCCAGTTGACTCCCCAGGAGGCGGATGCTGCCTCCTTGGCACTGCTGGAGAAGGCCCGTCAGCACTTGCAGATGTTTGGCCGATCGCCGTACACGGAGATGTTGCTGCCCCATTTGTACCAGCGATCGGCGGCACCGCCCCCGCCCCCACAGGCCCCCCACCTCAGCGCCTTTCAGCTGGGCATGTGGCAACAACAGTGGCCGCAACTCACGGCCGGATTCCTGGCCAGTGCCAATCAGCAGGCGGCCTTGGCCTTGGCGGCGGCGGGCGCCAATCGAACGCCACCCCCTCCGATGGCGGTGGCGCCCCCAgcccctgccacgcccacatcCTCGTGTGGATCGGCGTCACCGGATTTAAGGGCCCGCCCCCAGCTGAGTCACTATCCACAGCGATTCAGTCCCTATCAGGTGCCCCAGCATCAGGCCTCGCCACCAGCCTCAAATAGGGCGGAAAGTCCTTAG
- the H15 gene encoding T-box protein H15 isoform X1: MLLSNQPANTKPQQSPSPSQTQNFKSKLQQQIVSAAAVAAANIANGGSHHHQHHHHHPLNNHHNHNQHNISFATDFSIAAIMARGGNAPSSREPSERSLSPASVERYSGQDVDDDVDVDVDVVDCSDSEMPAATAAANETATAAAAAAALQAQQQARQALRVAQQQQQQQQQQQQQQQQQRQQTHHHATANKQQRQHHNQHSSNSNSNNSSSNHCNSNASNSGNSNSNSKSSSHRGRSAAAVGAAATPSPPPPPPSQSPEELERLSPEESPAQQPTPKIVGSCNCDDLTPVQCHLETKELWDKFHELGTEMIITKSGRRMFPTVRVSFSGPLRQIQPADRYAVLLDVVPLDSRRYRYAYHRSSWLVAGKADPPPPARIYAHPDCPLSPEALRKQVVSFEKVKLTNNEMDKSGQVVLNSMHRYQPRIHLVRLSHGQSIPGNPKELQDMDHKTFVFPETVFTAVTAYQNQLITKLKIDSNPFAKGFRDSSRLSDFDRDPMDAFFFDQHMRTAPLRFFPDPLMSQLTPQEADAASLALLEKARQHLQMFGRSPYTEMLLPHLYQRSAAPPPPPQAPHLSAFQLGMWQQQWPQLTAGFLASANQQAALALAAAGANRTPPPPMAVAPPAPATPTSSCGSASPDLRARPQLSHYPQRFSPYQVPQHQASPPASNRAESP, encoded by the exons ATGCTTTTGAGCAACCAGCCGGCGAATACGAAACCGCAGCAATCGCCTTCGCCGTCGCAAACGCAGAACTTCAAGTCGAAGTTGCAGCAGCAAATCGTTTCGGCAGCGGCGGTGGCAGCGGCGAACATCGCCAACGGGGGCAGTCATCATCACcagcatcatcatcaccatccGCTGAACAACCATCATAATCACAATCAGCACAACATTTCCTTCGCCACGGATTTCTCAATTGCGGCGATTATGGCGCGCGGCGGAAACGCCCCGAGCAGCCGGGAACCATCGGAGCGGAGTCTGA GTCCCGCATCCGTGGAGCGCTATTCAGGCCAGGATGTGGACGATGATGTTGATGTTGACGTTGATGTGGTGGACTGCAGTGACTCGGAAATGCCGGcggcaactgcagcagcaaatgaaacagcaacagcagcggcTGCAGCGGCAGCATTGCAGGCGCAACAACAGGCGCGTCAGGCATTGCGTGTTgcacagcaacagcaacagcagcagcaacaacaacagcagcagcagcaacaacaaaggcagCAGACACATCACCACGCAACGGCAAACAAGCAACAACGCCAACATCACAAtcagcacagcagcaacagcaacagcaacaacagcagcagcaaccacTGCAACAGCAACGCCAGCAACTcaggcaacagcaacagcaacagcaaatCAAGCAGCCATCGAGGGCGTTCTGCTGCCGCAGTTGGAGCCGCTGCCACGCCCTCGCCACCACCGCCCCCGCCCTCGCAAAGTCCCGAGGAACTCGAACGCCTGTCGCCAGAGGAATCACCAGCCCAG cAGCCCACGCCCAAGATAGTGGGCTCGTGCAACTGCGACGATCTCACGCCCGTCCAGTGCCACCTGGAGACCAAGGAGCTGTGGGATAAGTTCCATGAATTGGGCACTGAGATGATCATTACCAAATCGGGCAG ACGCATGTTTCCCACCGTTCGCGTGAGTTTCTCGGGTCCTTTGAGGCAAATTCAGCCGGCGGACCGATATGCCGTACTTTTGGATGTCGTACCGCTGGATTCGCGGCGATACCGCTACGCCTACCATCGCAGTTCGTGGCTGGTGGCCGGAAAAGCCGATCCACCACCCCCCGCCCGTATTTACGCCCATCCGGATTGCCCTCTGAGTCCGGAGGCACTGAGAAAACAGGTGGTCTCCTTCGAAAAGGTGAAGTTGACAAACAATGAGATGGACAAGAGCGGACAG GTCGTGCTGAACTCAATGCACCGCTACCAGCCCAGGATCCACTTGGTGCGTTTGAGCCATGGCCAGAGCATCCCCGGCAATCCCAAGGAGCTGCAGGATATGGACCATAAAACCTTCGTTTTCCCGGAGACCGTGTTCACGGCCGTGACGGCCTATCAGAATCAATTGATTACGAAACTGAAAATCGATTCGAATCCGTTTGCGAAGGGATTTCGCGATTCGTCGCGTCTCAGCGACTTTGATAG GGATCCCATGGATGCCTTCTTTTTCGACCAGCACATGCGAACGGCTCCTCTGCGGTTTTTCCCGGATCCGCTGATGTCCCAGTTGACTCCCCAGGAGGCGGATGCTGCCTCCTTGGCACTGCTGGAGAAGGCCCGTCAGCACTTGCAGATGTTTGGCCGATCGCCGTACACGGAGATGTTGCTGCCCCATTTGTACCAGCGATCGGCGGCACCGCCCCCGCCCCCACAGGCCCCCCACCTCAGCGCCTTTCAGCTGGGCATGTGGCAACAACAGTGGCCGCAACTCACGGCCGGATTCCTGGCCAGTGCCAATCAGCAGGCGGCCTTGGCCTTGGCGGCGGCGGGCGCCAATCGAACGCCACCCCCTCCGATGGCGGTGGCGCCCCCAgcccctgccacgcccacatcCTCGTGTGGATCGGCGTCACCGGATTTAAGGGCCCGCCCCCAGCTGAGTCACTATCCACAGCGATTCAGTCCCTATCAGGTGCCCCAGCATCAGGCCTCGCCACCAGCCTCAAATAGGGCGGAAAGTCCTTAG